ATCTATGAGCCAATAAATTTACACAAATAAACCGAATAGTCGGCTTTAAGTGAAATTTTCAAAAGTAAAATTTATATGAGGGAGATTGAAATTACGGAGGAGTGTAGCAAAATATATTTTCACCAGATAAGACTATTAACATAGGCCAAAGAGACAACCATACTCATGATAATTAACTCATCCTAGTAGCACAATTCTCGAGGTAGAAATAAAATAGAGCAGTTTAACAAGTAGTGCGTTTACGATAAACTTGTTTTATCTACTTTTTCAGAGAATTAGAACAATACATACTGCCCCAAATGAGATTCGCAGAGCTCACTCCAGCTTCGAAAACGCACAAAAAATCGCAATCCCAAATAAGGAATCACGTTTTTTTGTGGTAAAGATCCACTCCAATGTGGATATATCTTTTGAGCGAAGAGAATCCGATGGGTGTTGATTTGCGAGTTTATCATACTCCATACCGACTTGAGGCTATGGATTTATTGTACGCTATTTACAACTACAACTAGCTATAATGTAGTCAACAGCTTAACCCGAGCCTTAAATCGCAAAGAAATAGGCTTAGATGAATATTTATTCCAGAAAAGCAAATAGTGGTTGCCCCCCTTGCGGATGTTGGTTTTGAGGGCAAGTGAACCGTCAACTCGGGTCATCATTAGCGGATCACTGATTTTTGGAAATTTTTTCATCTGAGCTTCATCAAGCATCAGGAATAAGATCGGTCCTTTGGTGGTCACTCCTACGGTCAACTCCACGTTATCGGACATATTGCGAAGACGACCCACGGACCATTTTCCCGGGGACACAGTCACATCTGAACTAACCGTCTTTTGATTTGCCTGAAGATCATCCTCTGCCCATACAGGGCAAGTTGCACCAACACTGGATAACACTATTACAGTTAGGGCTATCGTCATTAATTTATATAACTTATCTGATGAAATCATTTCTACTCCAATTATTCTCATTTTAAGCTCCCGGCAAGGAAAGACTTTTTTCTAACCAGTCATCATTGCGCAAAATAGCAAGCCTCTGCGCTGCGGATCTTTGCTCTGAAATACTTTGGAGCAAACCTACGATGCGTTGCAAAATATATGTTCCGCCCTTTTTATTCGACGAACAGCACTTTTTCAGAATCATAATTATGAAACGAGGCAGTATCCTAGTAAAAAGGACATCTTCTAAAGAGCCATAAATAAGTACGCAGCCAGGATCGCCCTGCCTGCCGGAACGTCCGAAAAGTTGTCTATCAACCCTTGCACTATCCTGTGGTTCCACAGAAATAACGCAAAGTCCGCCAAGCTCTACAACTCCATCCTGCAACTTAATATCTGTTCCTCGCCCAGCCATGTTTGTAGCAATAGTAACGGCTCCCTGCCTGCCACCATCAGCAACAATTCGGGCTTCCTCGCTATGGCGGACAGCATTTAGTACCTCACAGCAAATACCCGCTTCCTCAAACATTGTAGCGAGCAATTCACTCATATGAACAGTTCTAGTTCCTATAAGAATCGGCTGCCCGGTAGTATGAAGTTTCGCAACATCTTTAACTATGGCTTTCAATTTTTCGTCAGCAGTGAGGTAAAATCTCCAAGGTAATTCTTTGCGAATGATAGGTCTATGAGTCGGGATCTGCACAAAAGGCATATGATATACTCTCCAAAATTCAGGACCTGCTTCTTTGACAGTACCGCTCATACCTCCAATTTTTGGAAAAAGGCGGAAAAATCTTTGATAACTCATCTTGGCAAGAGTCTTTGTGGGCGGAGAAATATCGACTTCTTCTTTAGCTTCTAGGGCTTGATGTAATCCTATTCCTAGATTTTTGTGGGGTGTGAGTCTTCCGGTAAGGGTATCAAGGAGTACTATTTTTCCATCCAGCACAACATAATGCTCATCTTGCAAATACATTTCCCTAGATTGTAAAGCCAGAGTAAGCAGTTCACGACTACGTTCACTACCTTGCCAAATTTTAGGCAGAGATGCGGCTATAAACTTTATCTGTTTCTCCCCTTGAGGAGTCCAAAAAATTTCACGGTACTGCCAGTTTATTTTATAATGAACATCTTTCTCAAGCCCCTTTGCTCCTTCCCAAGCGGCAAGGGTCGCACCCTCTAATGAAATATTTTCCCTCGGGGCTGATAATATCAGCGGGGTCACAGCCTCATCAA
This DNA window, taken from Maridesulfovibrio frigidus DSM 17176, encodes the following:
- a CDS encoding preprotein translocase subunit SecA, which translates into the protein MSLPFEDRFKVQVPIPRKVHRGMDGLIHGVKRHLAEKEFSVPELLKRAELVVASSLELQDVRADELRSRLSHMRIEYRENGSVGCQILDDILTLVCELSFRSVGLRPYPVQLLGALVIHDGGLAEMATGEGKSLASAVAAVLMSSAGKPVHVLTSNDYLAERDAEEMTPLFIECGLRVGFVTGETPHPERAKSYLPDVVYTTGKELLGDYLRDRIKVGDKANDLGRAIVHTLMPERSGKDGLALRGLYAVIIDEADSVLVDEAVTPLILSAPRENISLEGATLAAWEGAKGLEKDVHYKINWQYREIFWTPQGEKQIKFIAASLPKIWQGSERSRELLTLALQSREMYLQDEHYVVLDGKIVLLDTLTGRLTPHKNLGIGLHQALEAKEEVDISPPTKTLAKMSYQRFFRLFPKIGGMSGTVKEAGPEFWRVYHMPFVQIPTHRPIIRKELPWRFYLTADEKLKAIVKDVAKLHTTGQPILIGTRTVHMSELLATMFEEAGICCEVLNAVRHSEEARIVADGGRQGAVTIATNMAGRGTDIKLQDGVVELGGLCVISVEPQDSARVDRQLFGRSGRQGDPGCVLIYGSLEDVLFTRILPRFIIMILKKCCSSNKKGGTYILQRIVGLLQSISEQRSAAQRLAILRNDDWLEKSLSLPGA